From Lactobacillus sp. PV012:
GTATGGGATTATTAGTGTAATTGTAAAAGGAGCTTTAAAAAATAAATCTAAATTGGGTGGTGCAACCTTAAATTTTTCTTATGGAACTTACGTAATTAATACAAATTTTAAAGGAATAAGTAATCTAAGAGCTTTTAAAAATACTAATCAATTTGATAATTTATATCTTGATGTGATAAAAAATGCCTCAGCTGCTTATCTTTTAGACTTAATAAGCCATGCTTTTATTGAGTATGAAAATGTAGGAAAGTTTTATGGATTAATTCTGGAAGCTTTAAAGGCAATTGATTTAGGTAAAGATCCTCAAATTATTACTCAATTAGTGCAGTTGCAGTTACTTGAAGCTTATGGAGTAAAGCCAAATTTTGAAGAATGTGTTATTTGTCATAAAAGACAAGGTAAATTTGATTATTCTTTAGAATTAGGAGGAATTATCTGTAGTGACCATTTTGAAAAAGTTTCGCAAAGAATGAATTTGCCAGCAAAGCTTGTAAGTTTACTACGCACTTTAATGCTAGTAGATATTAAACGAATTGGGAAAATCAATATTGATCCATATTTAAAAAAACAGACTCAAGGCGTAATTGATCGAATTTATCAAAATTATCTTGACTTGAATTTAAAATCTAAAAAGGTTCTTCAAGAATTAGAAGTCTTTTAAAGTAAGTCTAGGTAAGAGAACTAGTAATTTTTTGCAATTAGTGCTAAAATATATAAACGGATAATTGGCGATTATAAAGGATAAAAAAGTACTAGAACAGCGAATGTGGATAGTGAGAGCACAACTAGGAAAGGCACCTTTTAGCCAAATTAATTAAGAGCAGGGAGAATACTCCCTGAATTAGGGTGGAACCGCGAACCAATCGTCCCTATGCAAATTTTTGCATAGGCTTTTTTTATAGCCTATGATGTGAGGAGAATACATATGTCAGAAAAACTGAATATTCAGAATATGATTTTTAAATTAGAACAATTCTGGGCCTCTAAAGGTTGTATGATTATGCCATCATATGATGAACAAAAAGGTGCAGGGACAATGAGTCCATACACTTTTTTACGTGCCGTTGGTCCAGAACCTTGGAAGGCATGTTACGTTGAACCTTCAAGACGACCAGCAGATGGTCGCTATGGTGATAACCCTAATCGTTTATATCAACACCATCAGTTTCAGGTAGTTATGAAACCAGCGCCAAAGGAAATTCAACAATACTATCTAGATAGTTTAAGAGTGTTAGGAATTGAGCCATTAGAACACGATATTCGTTTTGTTGAAGATAACTGGGCAAACCCATCAATGGGATGTGCTGGTGTTGGTTGGGAAGTATGGCTTGATGGAATGGAAGTTTCCCAGTTCACTTACTTCCAAGTAGTTGGAGAACTTGAAGTTAAACCAACAATGAGTGAAATTACTTATGGTGTAGAACGCTTAGCTTCATATATTCAAGATGTTAACTCTGTATTTGACCTTGAATGGGGAGATGGGGTTTTATATCGTGATATCTTTAAACAACCAGAATATGAACATTCTAAATATGCTTTTGAAGAAAGTAATCAAGAGCAATTACTTAAGGCATTTGATGATTACGAAGCAACTGCAAAGCAGCTATTAAGTAAGAACTTGATCCATCCTGCTTATGATTACATTTTAAAGTCTAGTCATACTTTTAACTTGTTAGATGCCCGGGGAGCTGTTTCTGTAACTGAACGTGCAGGATACCTTTCACGAATTAGAAACTTAGCTCATCTTGCTGCAAAGGGATTTGTAGAAGAGCGTGAAAAGCGTGGTTTCCCACTATTAAAGCATCAAGAAAACAAAGAAAAGGTGGCAAATAATGACTAAAGATTACTTATTTGAAGTTGGTATTGAAGAAATGCCAGCTCATGTTGTTTCAAAGAGTGTAAAACAATTAGCTGATAAAACAAAAAAATTTTTAAAAGAAAATGGATTATCTTTTACTGATATTAAGACTTTTTCAACTCCACGCCGTCTTACAATTTTAGTAAAAGATTTGGCCGAACAACAAGAAAACATTGATGAGGTTAAAAAAGGTCCAGCTAAAAAGATTGCACAAGATAGTGATGGAAACTGGACAAAAGCAGCCCAAGGTTTTGCACGTGGTCAAGGAATGACAACAGATGATATTTATTTTGAAGAACTAAAAGGCACAGAATATGCCTATGTACACGTACAAAAAGAAGGTAAAAAAGCTAGTAATATATTGATGGGGATGAGTGATATTGTTAAAAGTATGACTTTCCCTACTAAGATGCGTTGGGGTGCAAGCGGTGATTTTGAGTTTGTACGTCCAATTCATTGGATGGTGTCACTTTTTGGCAGTGAAGTTGTACCAGTTAAGTTACTTGATATTGAAGCAGGTAGAAAGACTCAAGGACACCGTTTCTTAGGAGATAGTGTAGTATTAGCAAATTCTAGTGACTATGAAGAAGCTTTAAAGAGTCAATATGTAATTGCTAATGCGGCTGAACGTAAAGAAATGATTGTCCGTCAAATTGAAGAACTAGCTGCACATCATAACTGGAAAGTAAAATTAGATAAAAGTTTACTTGAAGAAGTTACTAACTTAGTTGAATATCCAACTGTTTTTGCTGGAAGTTTCGATGAAAAATATTTAAACATTCCAGATGAAGTTTTGATCACTTCAATGAAAGATAACCAACGTTACTTTGAAGTATACGATGAAAATGGTAAGTTAATTAACTACTTTATTTCAGTTAGAAATGGGAACAGCGAATATCTTGATAACGTAATTTCAGGTAATGAAAAAGTTTTAGTTGCTCGTTTAGATGATGCACAATTCTTCTATGATGAAGATAAGAAATACCCACTTTCTCATTTTGTAGATAAGTTAGCTAATGTTTCTTTCCACGATAAAATTGGTTCAATGTCTGAACATATGACAAGAGTAAAAGAAATTGGAAATTATCTTGCTAAGCAATTTAATTTATCTGATGAAGTGGTTAAAGATTTTAATCGTGCAGCGGATATTTACAAGTTTGATCTTGTGAGTTCAATGGTAGGAGAATTTGCAGAATTACAAGGGATCATGGGTACTCACTATGCTAAATTGGCTGGTGAAAATGAAGCTGTAGCAAATGCAATTAAAGAAAGTTACATGCCAATTAGTGCAGAGGGAGAATTACCTACAAGCGAAGTTGGAGCACTTTTGTCAATTGCTGAAAAATTAGATACGATCATTGCCTTCTTTGGGGCAGGGATGATTCCAACTTCCTCTAATGACCCATATGCTTTAAGAAGAAGTGCCTACGGAATTGTTAGAATTCTTTTGAATGAAGATTGGTCACTTTCTATTAAAAAAGTTTTACCAGAAATAATTACTTTAATTGCTGGTAAAACTCCTGCTAAACTACCTAAATCAGATGAACAAGAAAGTGAAATTGCTGATTTTATTCGTGACCGTGTAAAACAATTTTTACAAAGTAATGACTATAAATATGATGTTGTGGATGCAGTGTTAGCTTCTAGTCAACAAGATCCAATGCAAATTGTGGCAGCTGCTAAAACCCTTCAAAAGCATCACGATGATGATGATTTCAAACCAGTTGTTGAAAGTTTAACTAGAATTACCAATATTTTAAAGAAGGCAGAATTAGGTAATGATTCAGAAGTAAATGCAGATTTATTTACTTCTGATAGTGAAAAAGAACTTTTTGCAGGGGTTGAAAATTTACAAAATGATGATTTAGCAATTGACGAATTATATCAGGGATTTGTAGATTTGCAACCGGTTATCAATGATTATTTTGAAAGTAATATGATTTTAGATAAAGATGAAAAGGTTAAGAATAATCGCTTGACCCAATTGCAAAAAGTAAATGACTTAGCTAGTCGCATGGGTGATTTAAGTAAACTAGTAATTAAGTAGAAAAGAGTCAGGCAATGGCAGGCCGTATTCCAGAAGAATTAATTAATGAAGTAAGAAATTCGGTAAATATTGTTAATGTCATTGGACAGTATGTATCTTTAGAAAAAAAAGGCAAAGATTACATCGGCTTATGTCCTTTCCACCAAGAAAAAACTCCTTCATTCACGGTAAATGAAGAAAAGCAATTTTTTAAGTGTTTTGGATGTGGGAAGGGTGGAAATGTATTCAAGTTTATCATGGAAAAAGAACATTTGAATTTTCCAGAGAGTGTTCGTATAGTTGCTCAAACTGCTAATATTCCTTTACCTGAAACACAAGGGTCACGTGCCTATACTTTAAGCCCTTTAAAACAAATGTATAAAGATACTGCTGAATTTTATAATTTTGTTTTAGTAGATACTCAATTAGGTGAACGAGGCCGACAATACGCACAAAAGCGTGATTTAGATGATGAAATTATCGAACATTTCAAGATTGGGTATGCACCAGAAAGACCAAATGATCTTTTTAAATATTTAAGTAAAAAATATGACGAACAATTATTAAGTCAAAGTGGACTTTTTGTTCAAGGCGAAGATGGGGCTTTATATGATCGCTTTCGTGATCGCTTAATGTTTCCATTAGGGGATGAGGCTGGATACACTGTAGGATTTTCAGGGAGAAGAATCTCTGAAAATAAAGAAATAGCTAAGTATGTGAATTCACCTGAAACGAAAATTTTTAATAAATCGAAGTTGCTCTTCCATTTTTCTGAGGCTAAAAAAGAAGCCCGTAGTAAACAAAAAAATGAGTCACAGTTAATTTTATATGAAGGATATATGGATGTGATTGCTGCCTATAAAGCAGGAGTTAAAACAGGGATTGCATCGATGGGAACAAGCTTAACCGATAGTCAGGTTTCTCTGATTAAACAAGTAACTCCAAATATTATCATTAATTATGATGGTGATAGTGCAGGGGTGCATGCAAGTGAGCGAGCAATCAAAATGTTTGCTAGTAAAAAGCAAGTAAATCCATATGCATCTTCAAATGATGAACGCAACTTAAGTGTGGTAAGTTTACCAGATGGGATGGACCCAGATGAATATGTAAAAAAATACAGTGCCAAAGCTTATCGACAAGCGTTAAGTAATGCTCAACCAGCAATTGATTTTTTGCTGAGCCGGCTTGCTAAAAGGTATGATCTTACTAATACAAATGAAAAAGAAAAATTTGCCAGAGCGGCAATTTCATTAATTGTTCAGGCTACAGATGATTCTTTAAAACAAGGCTACTACCTTAATGAAATTGCTAAAAAGACAGAAATTTCTGTCGATTTATTAAAACCAGAGTGGAATCGGCAACAAATTGCACGTAATCGGGTAAATAGAAAAATTTTTCGAAATACCCTTAGTCAGTCGCGCAGACTCGATGATGAGCAGGTTACTTCTCCTGCGGTTGAAGAACAAGTTGATAAAAATGTTGTCTTAGATAGATTATTGTATTTATTTATCCATTCAAATAAAGCTCGAGATTTAATTTTGAGTAAACATTTCTTATTTCCGGTAGAAAGTTATGCACGCTTGGAAGAACAATGGCTCCAGTTTCAAGAAACGCATCAGAATCCTAATGTAGAAAGTTTTGTGGATTTTGTATCACCAACCAATTTAAGTACAATAGTTACTAATTTTGAAATGAATCAAATGCCACCAATTGAAGATGAGACCTTGGAACAAGAAATTGATGATTTGATCCAAGCAGTTAATGCAGAAAAGTTAGATAATGAGCTTAAAAAGTTAAAAGAAGAAATTGAAGATGCAATTCAAAAGAATGATAATAATAAAGTATTGCAACTCTCAAAAAAAATTATAAATTTACGTAGAACAGAAAAAGAAGGAGGATTACTTTAATATGGCAGAAAAAAAGACTACAACTCAAGAACAACCAAGTCTCGATAAAGTAGTAAAAGAAGTTGTCAAAGAAGTAAAGAAAGATAAGCAGATCGTTGATACAGACTTTACTGCACGCTTAATTACTCCTTATCATTTAGAAGGAAAAGCAGTTGATCAGTTAGTTCAAGAATTTGAAGATAACGGGATCTCAATTGTTGATGAAAAGGGTGAACCTTCTAAGTTAGCATTAAAGAAACAAAAAGATGTTGAAAAAGCTGAATTAAAAGATATGTCAGCTCCATCTAGTGTTCGAATGAATGATCCAGTAAGAATGTACTTAAAGGAAATTGGTCGTGTTTCTCTTTTAAGTGCAGACGAAGAAATTGCATTAGCAAAGAGAATTGAAGATGGTGACGAAGAAGCAAAGCAGGAGTTAGCAGAAGCCAATTTACGTTTGGTAGTTTCAATTGCTAAAAGATATGTTGGACGTGGAATGTCATTTTTGGATTTAATCCAAGAAGGTAACATGGGATTAATGAAAGCAGTAGATAAGTTCGACTATCGATTAGGATTTAAGTTTTCTACTTATGCAACTTGGTGGATTCGTCAAGCCATAACTCGTGCAATTGCTGATCAAGCACGGACAATTCGTATTCCTGTTCATATGGTAGAAACAATTAATAAATTAATTCGTATTCAACGTCAATTGCTTCAAGATTTGGGGCGTGAACCAACGCCAGAAGAAATTGGTGCTGAAATGGATATGCCAACAGATAAAGTAAGAGAGATTTTGAAAATTGCCCAAGAACCTGTATCAATGGAAACACCAATTGGGGAAGAAGATGATTCTCATTTAGGAGACTTTATCGAAGATAAAGATGCAACAAGCCCTGAGCAACATGCTTCATATGAACTTTTAAAAGAACAGTTGGAAGGAGTACTTGATACTTTAACTGACCGTGAAGAAAATGTATTGCGTTTACGTTTTGGCCTGGATGATGGACGTACTAGAACATTGGAAGAAGTAGGACGAGTATTTGGTGTTACTCGTGAACGTATTCGTCAGATTGAAGCTAAAGCTTTACGTAAATTACGTCACCCAAGTCGGTCAAATCAATTAAGAGACTTTTTAGATTAATAGTTAAGTTAAAAGGAGGAAGAAGAAAATTCTTTCTTCTTTTTCTTTTGTAAAATTTTAGTAAACTAGTATTAGAAGACTTACAAGTAGAAGGGAAAATAAAATATGGAAGAAAGATTAGGACATCTAGCAGAAATGGTGGATCAGGATGCAAGATTAGCTGATATTGGAACGGATCATGCGTACTTACCAATTGAACTTATTAAACGAAAAAAGATTGATTTTGCAATTGCTAGTGATGTTGCTAAAGGGCCGCTTGAAAATGCAAAAAAAGATATTGCTGAAGCTGGATTACAGGGAAAAATTGAAACTAGATTAGGATCTGGATTAGAAACTTTAACAGATGATGATAATTTAGATACAATAGTAATTGCAGGGATGGGTGGAAAGCTGATGACAGATTTACTGGAACAGGCTAAAAATTCAAAGAAACTCTATCCAACTTTAATCTTAGAACCTAATGTCGGTGAACCAGGAGTTAGAAGTTGGCTAGTTGATAATCAATATAAGATAGTAAAAGAAGAAATTATTGAAGTCAGTGGCCACATTTATGAATTAATTAAAGCTACCTTGCAAGAGAAAAAAGTTCCCCTCTCGGAAATGGAGATACAATTTGGTCCGGAATTATTAAAGGAAAAGAATTCAGTTTTTACAAAAAAATGGACCAATCAGTTAAAATACCAAACCCAATTATTGAGTAATCTCAATAAAGCAAAAGTTAAGGCAAATGATAGAATAAAAGAAACAGAAAAATTAATAGCAGAAATTAAGGAAGTATTATAACAATGACCCAAGTCAGAGATATTGTAAAACAGTTACAAGAAGTTTTCCCAGAAGATATTGCTAGTAAGGGAGACCCTGTTGGAATTCAAATTGGTTCTTTAAGTCAGAAAGTAACCAAAGTGATGACTACGCTTGATGTACGACCACAGGTAGTAGAAGAAGCAGTAGAAAACAATGTAGATTTTATTGTGAGTCATCATCCAGTAATTTTTCGTCCAGCTCGTAATTTAGATTATGCTGATCCGCAAAATGCAATGTATGCCAATATTATTAAAAACGGAATTACAATTTATTCAATTCATACGAATTCAGATAAAGCAAAGAACGGTTCTTCTCAATGGGAAGCAGAGGAATTAGGGTTAGAAAATATTGAACCATTTGCTCCTGATGCCGATGGCATTGCAATTGGACGTAAGGGAAAATTACCCCATAAGATGACGGCCTATGATTTTGCCTACTATGTTAAAAATAAAATGAATTTAAAAATGGCGCGACTAATCACACCAAGTAATGAAAAAGAAATTTCAACTGTCGGATTAATTTGTGGAGATGGAGGAAAATTCTGGAAACGTGCTGTTGAAGAGGAAGTAGATGCCTTTGTAACTGGTGATATCTATTATCATGTTGGTCATGACATCATTTCTTCAGGTTTAACAGTAGTGGATCCAGGCCATTATAGTGAAAAGCTATTTAAATATAAGGTAGCTGAATTATTAGAAAAATGGAATAAAGAGAAAAGTTGGAAAACTGAAGTTATTATTTCAGAAGTTTCAACAAATCCATTTCAAGATTTATTTTAAAGAGGTAATATAAAATGACAGAATATCCAACCCTTTTACCACGTTTTTTAAAGTACGTTCAAATAAATTCACGTTCAGATGAGAACTCTACAACTGTTCCCTCTACCAAACGAGAAAAAGATTTTCAAAAAGATGTTTTAATGAAGGAATTGATGGACTTAGGTCTAAAAGATGTTCACTACAATGAAAAAAGTGGCTGTGTCATTGCAACTATTCCTTCAAATATTGACTATAAAGTTCCAGTTTTTGGCTTACTAGCACATAGTGATACGGCAGATTTTAATTCAGTAAATGTTAAACCTCAAATTACTAAAAATTATGATGGAAAATCTAAGATCCGTTTAGGGGAATCAGAATTTTATTTAGATCCAGAAGTTTTTCCTCATTTAAAAAACTACAAGGGTCAAACTATCATCTCAGCATCAGGTGATACTTTACTTGGTGGGGATGACAAATGTGGAATTTCTGAAATTATGACTTTTGCGGAATATTTGATGACTCATCCAGAAGAAAAACATGGTGAAATTAGAATTGCTTTCACTCCAGATGAAGAAATTGGTACTGGAGCACAACATTTTGATGTAGATGAATTTAATGCAGATTTTGCATATACTGTTGATGGCGAAGCGCCGGGTAAATTAGATTGGGGAACTTTTTCTGCTGCTCAATTTAGTTTAGATATTCAAGGGGTTAACGTACACCCAGCTGTAGCAAAAGGACAAATGATTAATGCAATTCAAGTCGGAATTGATTTTCAAAATTCTTTACCTCAGAATGAAGTACCCGAAAAAACTGATGGAAAAGAGGGATTTTTCCATTTAATGAATTTTGAAGGAACAGTTGACAGTGCTCATTTAGATTACATTATTCGTGATTTTGAACGACAAGGGCTTGAAGAACGTAAGAACTTGGTTAAAAGCATTGTTAAGAAGATGAATGAAGAGCTTGGCAGTGAAAGAATTAAGTTGAAGATGTGGGATCAATACTATAATATGGCTGATGAACTGAAGAAGCATATGGAGATTGTTGATTTGGCAAGGGATGCTTATAAAGCAGAAGGTTTAACAATAAACGAAGATCCTGTTCGCGGGGGTACAGATGGTTCTCAATTAACCTACATGGGACTCCCAACTCCAAATCTTTTTGCAGGTGAAGAAAATATGCATGGTCGTTTTGAATACACTGTTTTAGAAAGCATGTGGAAAGCCGTCGATATTTTACGTCAAATTAATAAATTAAATGTTGAAAGAAACAAGTAACAGCAGCATTTTAAAGAGGTTACCTTTGATTAAAGGTAGCCTCTTTTTTTGTTAATTTTAACTTTTAATATGAATTATGACTCATTTATGACTCAATTTTTTATAAATTTAGTTCACTAAATTGAGTATCAAATTTCTTTTGTGCTTTTTAATAATGTGATAGTAGATTCTTCTAGTGAGAGCCGAATCATGATGGCCAACTCTTTTTGAGATTAGTTCTAAAGAGTAGCCCTTTTCAGCAAGTTTTGAAATATGAGTATATCTAAATATATGAGTCCCAAATTTTCGCCTATCCAACTTTTTTCAAGTATTTGAAGAAAAAAGGCACTATGAGGGTTAAATTGCTGATCATTATAGTGGGAGTAGAATAAGAATTTAGTCCTTATTATTTTTGCTTTTTATTGCTTCCTGAGATATTTCTATTGCCTTTTAGGAAAGGGATACATTCCACAATCTAGCTGCTGTTTTAGTAGCCTCTTGGGTTATGTCAGCTTTTTTAGTTGTATAAATCATTTTTCCTGTAATTTTAGCATAAGTAATACCATCTTCGTGGTGTGGTGTGTAGAATTTAACATAATACCTCCTTAATTAAATAGCCACTACTCCTTGTTAGAAGTAGGGGCTATTTGTCTTAATCAATAAATTTGTACCAACCATTAAGTTTATCGATTACCCAAATATATTTACTACTGTTTTTAAGACCTTTGCCCCAAATTTCATGCTGCCAATGATTAGTAGGGGCGCCTACAGTTAAAATAGTTCCTTTTTTAATGATTTTATGTTTCACGGAGTGCATATAAGCTAATGGTGTTGTTAATTTTAAATGATCAGCACGAACATTTTTAGTTACTTTAACTTTACGTTTATGTGCAAAGACATATGTATTACCACTATAGCTTGATAATTTAACAAAATTATAGCCTGCTAGATAACCATCTTCTGTAAGGGTTCTATCGTTAAAGTCTCCCTCATTATTGTATTGGGGAAGATACCAATAATTAACTGAATCACTAAGAGGAAGATTGGGTCCTTTAATTCTCCAGCGACCATTAACAGATTTTAATTTAATTAATGTTCCTGATTTTAGGTATTTGATTGGAAAACTAACGCCTTTTTCTACAGAGTGAGGGAGTACTAAACATCTATCAGTTAGAACAACTGGGGTCCATTTTTTAAAATAATTTCTAGGATGTTTAGTTTCATATCCTTGCATATAAATATCTGATGATTTGTTAGCTAAAACTTTTGTAGAAGGATAAAATATACCCAATAAACAAAAGGTTAAGAAAGCAATTAAAATATTTTTATGTTTCATTATTATTCCTCTAATTATTTCAGTAATTTAGCAGTAGAAACAGATTTATAATACTTTTTAACTGAATTAGGATTTTGTAAAATCAATTGTTTAATAGTTTTTCTTTTTTTATGTATTGAAGTTGTTCTTAAGCCGCCTCCAAAATTATTATCTCCAAGATCTAGCCAAAAAGGATCTATCCCTAAGTATTGATGTCCTTTATATTTGTAATTCCAAGCTACCATCCAATGATGTTTTGTAGCATATTTGTTAACCATATTTATATAATTCATATCCCCACTTGCTCTTTGGTAGATTTTTTTACTTTGATTATACAAAGTATACGTACCATGTGGAGCATATGAGCCAAAATTAGAATAAGTAACAGTGTGAGCAGTAATTTTTAATTTTTCTAGTCTATTATCATTAAATTTATTATAAGTATACCAAGTACCACGAATAGATTTAGGTGTAGTAACTTTTTTACCACGATAATAGGCGGCATTAACTTTATTACTAGTAGTAAGTACTAAATTACTCATTAAGCTTAAGCTAGCAATAAAGGCAGTTAAAGTCTTTTTAGGTTTCAATTTAATTCCTCCAATAAATTAAGTAGGTTTAAGTTAAAAGAACTCTGTCCATTCAAAAAGCTCCAGCTGGGGCTTTTTGTAATTTAGTCATTAGCTTTCTTATTAGCTATAATATGCCAAACAAAGAATCCAACTCCAATGATTAATGCTAACCAACCCCAAATTGCTAAATCTGTATAGTCGTGAGCATTTGAAATCCCAAATAGCCATGCAATAATCATCATAACTAATCCTGCAATATCCCCACCTAAGCCTTGAGCTTTACGAGTAGCAATATAAACAATACCAGTAGCTAAAAATAGAATGGCGACAAAAACGCCGACTGAGCCACCTACATCTTTAGTATTATTCTCCATTGCATGACTTGCACCAACTGCACAGGATTGAATTAAAATAACTACTGCAAAAAGAATTTGCAAAATACCAATAACTAATTTCGTAACTTTCATTTAGTTACATCCTCCTAAAAATATTATCCCAGCTTTTTAAGTCTTCAGTTTCTGGACTATATGTATTCTGTTAATTCTTTCTTTACTAACATTGGATCTTTTATTCCAATACATCTAGCTAATTTTATATAATTGATAGTTTCGACATCATGACCTAGTGCTCTATAATAGATGATTAGTTCTTTTACTACCATAAAGCGATTTGCATTACACTCACTGCAGACTCTAGTAATGTGATTGTTTTATAATCAGTAGTTATTACTTCTTAATCATATTTATAATGCCCCAGTTCGTGTAGGACAACTCTAGTTATTTCTTTCTCAGATAATTTTGAATCAAAGCTAATCAATAATATGTCCTAATTTAGGGTTCATATCAAACTCTTTTAATTTTCTATCTATTATTTTTATTTTACTATTTAATGACTATTATTTCTATAGAATTAGCAGTTTATGGAAATGAAAGCGGGCGAGGTCTAAAAACGTGTTAAAGGAGAAAAAATAAATGAAACGTGAAAATTTAAAAGCTCTAGGCTTGCATGACGAACACATAGGTTGGCGTTCACCCTTTTGCGATAGAAGATAAAATTAATATTGCTTAAATAATCCAAGTTATTTAAAATTAAAATTATCTTTCATCTTGGAGGAATTAAAAGTGAAAGTTATTTGTGACTTTGTGTCTGTAAATTTTGGAGAAAAAGTGGATTATGATTACAAATTTTATCAGGATATTTTCAAAAGTATTACTTGCATTGGTTTTAGTGGCAGGAGCTGTTAAGTCGATTCAAATTTTAGAGCCAGCGCAACCAACGTTTGCCTCAATGGGATCGACTGGTGGAGGGTCGACCGGAGGAGGCTACTCTGGTGGAGGAGGATATTCGTCTATTGGTGATTCTAGCGATGATGACGATTCTGAGCATCCATTTATATTTTTTATATTAAGTCTCTTATTAGTTATTTATGTTGTAGGATCTAGGATTGTAGGGATTGTAAGCAGAATTTATTTTAAATTACATTTTTGCTATAGATATCGAAGTTGGAATTTAAAATACGTTTCTACTTTAATAGAGGCTAACTTATCTCTAAATGACTTTAAAAAATTCTTACGAACAAAAAACATCAAATTAAAACCTGTGCAAAGTAATGCTGATTATGATGAATTAAGTGAAGTTTATATTAGAGCCCAGTATTTATAGCCAGGATCTTCGTGAAAAATATGTAAATAAGCATTACAGTTTGCGTAATTTACTAGAATATTTAGATCCAATTTACTATCGGGTAATGAAAAAAGAAATTAAGCTTAAGGTAAGTAAATCTACGATTGATGATACGATCGTGTCGGAAGCAAAGGTTGTTTTAGTTGCTAAATTAAGTGATAACATCTGGATTACTCGTATTGATGCAGTTGGAAAAGATAAAGAAGTTCAATTTAATAAGGACTTTAATGATAGTTTTACACGTTCTAAATGGAGCGATTATGTTGTGTTTGGTAGAGATCGAAAAGGTAAAATTAAAATTATTAATTTGATTTATGGTGAACATTTCCATTTGAACGGTAAAGATTTTAATAAACAAAAAACATTAGGGGAGGGAAACTATAATGAAAAGAAATTATAAAATTTCTATTTTAGCTTGATGCATTAGTATCAGGCTTTTTGTTTGGAATAGAAGAAAATACTGGATAAAATGGTAAGGGATCTGTATTATTTATTTGATGAAGGTAGGGAAAACGAAATTGGAGTTGAAAGTTTAGCTCTATGGGATGATAAGAAAGGACTTCAAAAATATGGGGTTCAATATCGGGAGTTTAA
This genomic window contains:
- the glyS gene encoding glycine--tRNA ligase subunit beta, which codes for MTKDYLFEVGIEEMPAHVVSKSVKQLADKTKKFLKENGLSFTDIKTFSTPRRLTILVKDLAEQQENIDEVKKGPAKKIAQDSDGNWTKAAQGFARGQGMTTDDIYFEELKGTEYAYVHVQKEGKKASNILMGMSDIVKSMTFPTKMRWGASGDFEFVRPIHWMVSLFGSEVVPVKLLDIEAGRKTQGHRFLGDSVVLANSSDYEEALKSQYVIANAAERKEMIVRQIEELAAHHNWKVKLDKSLLEEVTNLVEYPTVFAGSFDEKYLNIPDEVLITSMKDNQRYFEVYDENGKLINYFISVRNGNSEYLDNVISGNEKVLVARLDDAQFFYDEDKKYPLSHFVDKLANVSFHDKIGSMSEHMTRVKEIGNYLAKQFNLSDEVVKDFNRAADIYKFDLVSSMVGEFAELQGIMGTHYAKLAGENEAVANAIKESYMPISAEGELPTSEVGALLSIAEKLDTIIAFFGAGMIPTSSNDPYALRRSAYGIVRILLNEDWSLSIKKVLPEIITLIAGKTPAKLPKSDEQESEIADFIRDRVKQFLQSNDYKYDVVDAVLASSQQDPMQIVAAAKTLQKHHDDDDFKPVVESLTRITNILKKAELGNDSEVNADLFTSDSEKELFAGVENLQNDDLAIDELYQGFVDLQPVINDYFESNMILDKDEKVKNNRLTQLQKVNDLASRMGDLSKLVIK
- the dnaG gene encoding DNA primase, which gives rise to MAGRIPEELINEVRNSVNIVNVIGQYVSLEKKGKDYIGLCPFHQEKTPSFTVNEEKQFFKCFGCGKGGNVFKFIMEKEHLNFPESVRIVAQTANIPLPETQGSRAYTLSPLKQMYKDTAEFYNFVLVDTQLGERGRQYAQKRDLDDEIIEHFKIGYAPERPNDLFKYLSKKYDEQLLSQSGLFVQGEDGALYDRFRDRLMFPLGDEAGYTVGFSGRRISENKEIAKYVNSPETKIFNKSKLLFHFSEAKKEARSKQKNESQLILYEGYMDVIAAYKAGVKTGIASMGTSLTDSQVSLIKQVTPNIIINYDGDSAGVHASERAIKMFASKKQVNPYASSNDERNLSVVSLPDGMDPDEYVKKYSAKAYRQALSNAQPAIDFLLSRLAKRYDLTNTNEKEKFARAAISLIVQATDDSLKQGYYLNEIAKKTEISVDLLKPEWNRQQIARNRVNRKIFRNTLSQSRRLDDEQVTSPAVEEQVDKNVVLDRLLYLFIHSNKARDLILSKHFLFPVESYARLEEQWLQFQETHQNPNVESFVDFVSPTNLSTIVTNFEMNQMPPIEDETLEQEIDDLIQAVNAEKLDNELKKLKEEIEDAIQKNDNNKVLQLSKKIINLRRTEKEGGLL
- the glyQ gene encoding glycine--tRNA ligase subunit alpha; protein product: MSEKLNIQNMIFKLEQFWASKGCMIMPSYDEQKGAGTMSPYTFLRAVGPEPWKACYVEPSRRPADGRYGDNPNRLYQHHQFQVVMKPAPKEIQQYYLDSLRVLGIEPLEHDIRFVEDNWANPSMGCAGVGWEVWLDGMEVSQFTYFQVVGELEVKPTMSEITYGVERLASYIQDVNSVFDLEWGDGVLYRDIFKQPEYEHSKYAFEESNQEQLLKAFDDYEATAKQLLSKNLIHPAYDYILKSSHTFNLLDARGAVSVTERAGYLSRIRNLAHLAAKGFVEEREKRGFPLLKHQENKEKVANND
- the recO gene encoding DNA repair protein RecO, producing MVKQLVEVEGIVFKRKRYQESSVLLKMLTKEYGIISVIVKGALKNKSKLGGATLNFSYGTYVINTNFKGISNLRAFKNTNQFDNLYLDVIKNASAAYLLDLISHAFIEYENVGKFYGLILEALKAIDLGKDPQIITQLVQLQLLEAYGVKPNFEECVICHKRQGKFDYSLELGGIICSDHFEKVSQRMNLPAKLVSLLRTLMLVDIKRIGKINIDPYLKKQTQGVIDRIYQNYLDLNLKSKKVLQELEVF